The genomic window GTAAAACAAATTTCAATATGTCGCCGCTTCGATTCTAGCTGACGCTTTTCTTGGGGAATGGGAGCAAATTCCCCACTTGGTAATATTAATTGTGCCGCAGAATAGGTGCGAAATTGAACTCCTGGCATCTTATTTTGTTGCTGGATTTTCAGCAGTTCTTTAACGCTATTTGCAAGTCCCTTAACTTAGATATTGCACCAGGATCAAAAACTGCCATAGCTTTCTAACCTATGGCTGATAACTTGCATTTCTCTAAAAAGGACTTAAACCCTTTGATAGGATGGATTTCAGTCCACTTAAGTCCACTAAGGCTATCAGCCAAGAAATAAATTTCTTGGCTGGAGATTGAGCAGGTGCAAGATATAAGTTAAACCTCATCTATGTTGAGAACTGTAGTTTTTGCCCTCACCCTAAATCCCTCTCCCAAGTAGGGAGAGGGACTTATTTTTGGCTCCCCTTCTCCCAATATTGGGAGAAGGGGCTGGGGGATGAGGGTTTTTTCTGTTCATACGGAAAGAACTACAGTTTTCAAGGTGGACGCGGTTTAACTCAGAAGTTCTCCTGTTTCTTGCAGGGAGTGCAAGCGGCGGTAAATACCCTCGTGACGCAAGAGTTCATTGTGGCTACCCACTTCTACAATCTTTCCTTGCTCCAGAACCACAATTTTATCTGCTTCTCGCACTGTGCTTAGACGGTGGGCAATCACGATGGTGGTACAAGTGCCCTGAATTGATCGCATCGCTAGCTGAATCGAACGCTCAGACTCATAATCTAAGCTAGAGGTAGCTTCGTCAAAAACTAGGACGTCTGGTTTGACTAGCAACGCCCTGGCAATTCCCAAGCGTTGTCTTTGTCCTCCAGATAACCTGACACCTCGTTCTCCTACGATGGTGTAATAACCTTGGGGTAAGTGCTGCACTACTTCATCGACTCTGGCAATTCTACAGGCTTCCTGAACCTGCTCCAAGCTGGCATCTGGTCTACCGTAGGTGAGATTATCCAATATAGTACCGTTAAAAACGTCTACTTCTTGGTGAACGATCGCTAATCTCCGTCTATATTTACCCACATCCAAAGTGCGAATATCTTGACCATCAATCAAAATTTGACCTTCTTGAGGTTCAAAATATCGCAACAACAATTTCACTAAAGTAGACTTACCAGAGCCGGAACGCCCCACTAATGCCACTGTTTGGTATGGCTCAATCAACAAGTTAATATTTTGCAAAACTTGACGGTTAGCATCATATCCAAAACTGAGGTGTGAAAACTCAACTTTTCCAGTAAATTTATAAGGTGATTCTGCCTGCTTGCTCTCTTCTAAAAGACTATCTGAATCAGATGCAGTTGGCTCTTGGAGAAATTCGTGAAACCGCAGCATGGAAGAGTAACGACGGGCGAAAACTTCTGCCAAGTTAGTAATAGGTTCTAATTCGGCATATGCCATGCTGGAAAGAGTTAAGGTCATGACAAAGTGACCAAGAGAAATTCTTCCATCTATTGTTGCTGCTAAAGTCAAACCCAGGATAGTAAACACGCATAACTGAATTATGGTTCTTTGCCAAGTAGCCAGTTTCACATAACCTTTGTGGATGCGATAATCAATGATCATTAATTCACGATCTAAACGTTGCTTTTGCCGTTTCAGTTCCCTAGCTTCTGTAGCAAATGCTTTCACCGTTTTGATATTGGTGATCAGTTCAGAATTGCGGCTTTCGGTATTCTCTGCATATTTATTCAGACGACTTTCATCCCTAATCAATTGCTGTAAATCCTTCAAGCTGAAGCTGAGAATAATTACAAAGGAAATTAGATATAAAATCGCAATTCGCCACTCAATCACCAAAATAAACACAAAAATTCCCAGTACACGAACCAGTTTAGGAATTAACTGTCCAGCGATTTCGGGATACGCCCAAGTGTGGTTCTCAACACCTCTAGCTACTCTTCCGGCAATGCGTCCGGGGTTATTTTCGTCATAAAATTCCAGTGGGAGAGTAAGAATTTTGGCGATGGCTGCTTCGGTTTTCTTTCGACGCGACCTGAAAGTTATATCCCAGTGAAACCAAACAGTCAACCAGGGCTGTGTTGGCGCTCTCACTACGGTGACAACGAAAATTAAACCCAGTAATACACCCAAAGATAGAAGTTTATTAACTGGGTAATTGGTGATGTCTGAAACAATTGCGATCGCACTTTCAAGTGGTTTATCCAAAGGTTGACCAGACAAAACGTTTAAAATCTGTCCGATCGCATAAGGGACAACCAAATCAATGATTTCGTAAATGCCGGATGTCGCAACACTAAAAAGACCTAGCTTCCAGTCAGAGCGAAAGTAATTGACAATATCTTGAAATTTGGCCATGATGCACACCGTCCAAGAGCGCGATCGTAAACTTGGAATTTTATATACTACAATTGTAATACAAGCAAGTCAAGGGCTAATAGGTTTAAATGACTCCTTTGAAGTAGTAGGCATTTGCGCTGGGACAAATTCTAGGCGATAGCGATAGAGGGCAACAGGTCGAGAACCAGCTTTAAAGTAATCTGGATCTTGGGGTGAAAGATAGACAGCAGTAACTTGATCTGCCTCAATCGCCAGATTAGCTGTTGGTAGTTTATGATAAGCAGTGGTAGATTCTACAGAGTTGAAATAGGGGCGTGAACCGCCTTTAAATAGTTGTTGAAACACTTCTGTAGTGATGAACTTGCCATTAGGGGCAGTTTCTGTGGCCCGTGCAGTCACAATGGAAACTAGTTGGTGACTGTTACGCAAGAATGTAATCTGACGATTAGGTGAATCTGGATCTACTTTAACTAATAACACTGCTTCATCCCCTAAATAAGCCCGTGCCAAATTCAAGCTATTAAACGCTCTATCTGCGATTAAAATTGGGGATTTGTAATCTATCTGAGGAAATATTTTTAACCCAGAAACATGTGGTTGCTCTTTCACAAATCTTACTACAAAACTCACAGGCTGATTTAATTGTCGGCGATTACCTTCAAACCCTGGCGTAACGATATCTGGTGCTAAAGGTGCAACTAAATCCACCAACGTACTCGTAACTTGCCAAGAACCAGCCATCCATTCAGGGTAAACCAAATCACCCGAAGCCGGTTGCACTGAAGTTAATTTTTCCCATTGGGGAAAATTTGCTAACCGTTGAGACAACTCTCCTGCAAGAGCTTCGCCACTCCACAATAGGAATAAAACCAGCAAGCAAAAACTCCAAATTACCTTCATTACAAGCATTAGCAGTTTTGTATTTAACGTTTATTATTTATCGATTAAAAATTGAGTAAGTTTTTGTAAAAAATTAAAAGTTTGTAGTAATATACTTAACCCTACAATCCAAAATTATGGTAACAGCATGACATTGGCATTAGGCATGATTGAAGTTTATGGCGTTCCCACAGCAGTAGAAGCGGGAGATGCCATGTGTAAAGCTGCCCGTATCACCCTTGTTGGTTATGAAAATACTGATTTGGGACGAATTACCGTGTTAATTCGGGGGGTTGTGGGCGAGGTAAATGTGGCGGTAACAGCAGCACTAAAGGCGGTTCTGGGAGTTAACGGCGGCGAGGTGATTTCTTATCATATTATTCCCCGCCCCCACGAAAATTTAGAATATGTTTTACCGATTCATCGCAGCGCTAATGTGGAGCAGTTCAGTGCAGATATCCGATTTCCTCCACCCCTATCAGTTTAGCCGGATTAAATTTCTGCTGGTAAAGGTTGCCAAATATCTCCATATTGCTCCCGTAAAGCTTGCCAAGTTTCAACCTGTCCTGGTTCATATTCTCCCGGTTTACCCCATTGCAAAAATAGGCTTAAAGCAGGCTCCTGTTTCTCATCTAAAAACCGGATAGCATAGGTTGTAAAATTACCCCTTTTCGCTTCACCTGTTTCAAATTTCACTTGAGTAATTTTGTCCATATTCAAGTGAAACTCAAAGCCTTCGGTGTGCATATTCGCATATTTACCCTTTGGTAATTCTGCATAAAATAACTTTTCTAGCTTACCCCTTGCTTCTAATACAGCAGCGCTGCTAGTGACAATTAGACGCAATGTTCCCAGAGTCTCACAAGCT from Nostoc sp. UHCC 0926 includes these protein-coding regions:
- a CDS encoding ABC transporter ATP-binding protein; this encodes MAKFQDIVNYFRSDWKLGLFSVATSGIYEIIDLVVPYAIGQILNVLSGQPLDKPLESAIAIVSDITNYPVNKLLSLGVLLGLIFVVTVVRAPTQPWLTVWFHWDITFRSRRKKTEAAIAKILTLPLEFYDENNPGRIAGRVARGVENHTWAYPEIAGQLIPKLVRVLGIFVFILVIEWRIAILYLISFVIILSFSLKDLQQLIRDESRLNKYAENTESRNSELITNIKTVKAFATEARELKRQKQRLDRELMIIDYRIHKGYVKLATWQRTIIQLCVFTILGLTLAATIDGRISLGHFVMTLTLSSMAYAELEPITNLAEVFARRYSSMLRFHEFLQEPTASDSDSLLEESKQAESPYKFTGKVEFSHLSFGYDANRQVLQNINLLIEPYQTVALVGRSGSGKSTLVKLLLRYFEPQEGQILIDGQDIRTLDVGKYRRRLAIVHQEVDVFNGTILDNLTYGRPDASLEQVQEACRIARVDEVVQHLPQGYYTIVGERGVRLSGGQRQRLGIARALLVKPDVLVFDEATSSLDYESERSIQLAMRSIQGTCTTIVIAHRLSTVREADKIVVLEQGKIVEVGSHNELLRHEGIYRRLHSLQETGELLS
- a CDS encoding DUF6816 family protein; this encodes MLVMKVIWSFCLLVLFLLWSGEALAGELSQRLANFPQWEKLTSVQPASGDLVYPEWMAGSWQVTSTLVDLVAPLAPDIVTPGFEGNRRQLNQPVSFVVRFVKEQPHVSGLKIFPQIDYKSPILIADRAFNSLNLARAYLGDEAVLLVKVDPDSPNRQITFLRNSHQLVSIVTARATETAPNGKFITTEVFQQLFKGGSRPYFNSVESTTAYHKLPTANLAIEADQVTAVYLSPQDPDYFKAGSRPVALYRYRLEFVPAQMPTTSKESFKPISP
- a CDS encoding carbon dioxide-concentrating mechanism protein CcmK, whose translation is MTLALGMIEVYGVPTAVEAGDAMCKAARITLVGYENTDLGRITVLIRGVVGEVNVAVTAALKAVLGVNGGEVISYHIIPRPHENLEYVLPIHRSANVEQFSADIRFPPPLSV
- a CDS encoding ChuX/HutX family heme-like substrate-binding protein; translated protein: MSTTLKEFLAACETLGTLRLIVTSSAAVLEARGKLEKLFYAELPKGKYANMHTEGFEFHLNMDKITQVKFETGEAKRGNFTTYAIRFLDEKQEPALSLFLQWGKPGEYEPGQVETWQALREQYGDIWQPLPAEI